The sequence below is a genomic window from Salvelinus sp. IW2-2015 linkage group LG10, ASM291031v2, whole genome shotgun sequence.
TATCCTTGTTGCTATGGACACAACGGCCATGTTTACATttgggaggagacagacaggggaggagCATCGGTCTATGTTGCACCCCcaagcacagatctgggaccagctgtAACTGACTCCTGTTCAGATTTAAGATTAAAAAACAGAGTAAAAATAMATTTAAGGGCTTTTGACCTACAACGGAGGGTAGGGAGGGCCCCAGAAAGTGCTATATCTTACTCTCTTGATTCCTCACGCATCGTCTGGTCCATTCGTTTATGTCTATTTACGactaattttgatttgattaatcatGTTTAGTATATACTATCGCCTATTGATAATCCAATTGATATTGCAATGATTAAGTACCatgaacccccccccaaaaaaaaaaaaaaatcacgtatattttatttctgcaatGTTTATTCAATGTTACAAAATAATTAGATAATCACACATATTACACAATATCAGAGAAACAGTAAGCACAACTGTAGGACTGAGCACtagcaccatctagtggaaaCGTTCAGTAGAGCACAAATGAACACAAAAACATTCAATTAAAAAAGAAAGTGAATCCTCCTTTTCTCTTTAATGTAACTTAATTTTTGTGATCTACGTTTTTATTGAGTCACATAACCTGTACAATCAATAAGAatcacaaatgtttttttaaccaacactcaacccctcccacccGCCATCCCAAACAAACCCCTGGCAGCCCCGCCCCAATCCTGGTCTAAACCCAATATGAAAGACCAATCATGAAAACATTATCTTTAGCTCACTTTATCTACATCATATGAGTAACTATTGGCTGCTAGTAAACTCATACTTTCATTCCAATCCTGAGGGGGCAGGTGGATGATGTCTGAGTGGCCTGGGGGTCAAAGGCCTTGTACATGACTACAGAATAGGGatcaacagcaacagcagcatgtTCTTCAGCTCCGTTCTGTGCAGTCACAGGATCTCTCACTTCAGTCAGCTTCAGAAGTGAGAAGagcccctcatcctctcctctgccctcagcATATGGGRAGCCTACACCCAGAAAGAGGAAGCAGTGGGGTTAGATGGGTTTGAAAATCTGTCAGTACTGCAAATTCCTTTTATGGAGATAATATGCCAACTTACAGTCTGAGTTAAGTGTCTCCTCTCCATCTTGTTCTCTGCAATGAttaaataaagtatttattattataaaattCCATATCAGCAACATGTAATTAATTGATGGCTATCGgaaatgttattttcaaataatgaAATACCTTTTAATTCTCAGAGTGTGAGATTCTGCTGGAggaagaaagaaacagaaagCCCATGTCAATAAcattatatgattttttttttttaaatacataccTGATGATAgagcatacagtatgtgggttTTTACTCACCTTGCGAAATCTTGGTATttttcatcatgacaatgacaATGGCAGTAACAAACAGGCAGGAGAATAACAAGGCTCCCACTACATACAGTGGTATGTAAGGATCCCCTTTTAATAAAACACAAAGCATTCAGAATGAAGATCAATTAGGTATTATTCATGATCATTTTATGTATTAGTAACAACAATATACTGTGACTCACCAGGAGTATATAACGGGGCTGTGTCATtcctgttggtgtggttgttGAATTCTCCATTCACAGTGACTGTGACATTAGTTATTACCTTCCAGTGCCCTTTTCTATTCTTAAGCACCTGTAAGGCACAAACATACTGTCCGCTGTCTGAATATGTGGCATTGCTGATCTTAAGGTTATGAAAGATAGGGTTTGTTAGGGGAATAGATGAAGTATTTGACCTTCGTTTCAGCAGGGCCTCATCAATGAGACAATGGTGGTCATATAATTCTMCATGACTATCATAAGAATAAGAATAAARACATGTGCTACTGTTGCCACTGATGGTTTTGATCCAATACACTGAAAATGGAAAGCTAGAGTAATCTTTGGCTACTGTGAAATTACATGCAAGGTTGACTGATTCTCCATGATGTTTGGTAACAGACGTTTTAGTTTCCACACCAGGGTAGCATATCACCACTACAGAAACAGAACATAATTTGAtgttaaatattttcataaacagatatatgtctatatacaatatattgtacagtatactgtaatgTGAGTGGTATATCATTTACAAATTGTGAAAGTTAGGAAATGTGAACTTACTCTCTGGTTCAACAAATGCCACAATAAATGATTCCACCTGATATTTTGAAGGTTTAAAGGGGAATAAGTATTGGTCATTTGATGGAATGGTATGAAAACATGCAAAGAATCCAGTGACGTGTTTCTCcaatttcatatttaaacattgttTGATACTGTTTTTGCAGGGGTTTTTTTCTAGTTCAAATGCTGTAATATTGCACATCAAATCTCGGTCACATTTCTTGTCATTGTCACAAAGACTGCAATTAAAAGTGCAATCCACTATGTTGTCTTCAAGTTGCCAAATTCTCTCTTTGCATTGTAGGGATATAGCTTCCTCTTTCTCTTGATAATTTAGATAAGTGTTCCctttgagagagaaaaaggttTCCAAAGTTAGAATCAAGCTCCTCGATTGTACACTCACAAACCCTATTATTCAAGTCTTAAACTGTTGATAAAAATAGTTACCGACCTTGACATTTTCCTACGAGAGTCATCACCATGAAGATAGATAGCATATCCATGATCATTTAACTTAGATTACAAAGCTCTTTTGTTCCTGATTCACAGAATGAGGAAACAGAGCAGAATATCACAGGAAGGAATTAATGAAAAGagggtgtttgtggtgtgtgtatgatatacacTATATtaacaaaagtatgtgtacacctgctcATCTAAAATCTCGAACAGCAtaacaaaatcatgggcattaatatggagttggtcacccctttgctgctacaacagcctccactcttctcggaaggctttccactagatgttgtaacattgctgcagggacttgcttccattctgctgctctttaattacttgttatttttattttatttcttatttttataaattttttacttaacatgtatttttcttacaactgcattgttagttaagggcttgtaagttagcatttcactgtaaggtctacaaatacaatttgatttgaagaggtcaggcactgatgttggcaattaggcctggctcgcagtcggtgttccaattcatcccaactgttttcgatggggttgaggtcagggctctgtgcaggccagtcaagttcttccacactgatctcgacaaatcatttctgtatggaccctcTGTTTTacgttagacaggtaactctttatccacaatatagcaggtggtgtaaagccaaaacacatacgtttttccagcagcagactatgatcgataatgtcaatagccgcactgaagtctaaaaaaacatcccccacaatATTTGTATCATCAATATCTCTCTGCCAATCagcagtcatttgtgtaagtgctgtgcttgttgaatgtcctttccTATAAGCATGCTaaaagtttgttgtcaatttgtttactgtaaaattgcattgtatctgatcaaacatatttttttccaaaagtttactaagggttggtaacaggctgattggtcggctatttgagccagtaaagggggctttgctATTCTTAAGTAGCGggatgacttttgcttccctccaagcctgggggcacacacattctagtaggcttaaattgaaaatatggcaaataggagtggcaatattgtccgctagtatcctcagtaattttccatccaagttgtcagacctcggtggcttgtcattgttgatagacaacaacaattttttcacctcttccacactcacattATGGAACTCAAAAtcacaatgcttgtctttcataatttggtcagatatacttggatgtgtagtgtcagagtttgttgctggcatgtcatggcTAAATTTGCAAAATATTGCCACTGAAAAAATCATTAATGTAGTTGGCAATAttagttggttttgtgatgaatgagccatctgattcaatgaattatGAGTTTTCTTTTTTccacaaaatgtaatttaaggtgcaccaaagctttttactatcattctttatttcatttgtctttgtttcattgtgtagtttcttcttctttttattcagtttagtcacatgatttctcaatttgcaatacatttgccaatcggttgtgcagccagacttatttgccattccttttgcctcatccctctcaaccataccatttttcaattcctcatcaatccacagggatttaacagtttttacagtcattttcttaatgggtccatgcttattagtaactggaataagcaatttcatagatgtgtcaagtgcagtgtctgtttgctcctcattacacaccacggaccaacaaatattctttacatcaacaacataggaatcactacaaaacttattgtatgacctcttatacactatattaggcccagcatttggatctttggttttcctagatatggctactatattgtgctCATTACATCCAATGGATCCGGATACtgctttaataaatggaacactagtcactttaataattccactttaagaatgtttacatatctcgcattattcatctcatatatatatactgaatacTGTATCCTTCAGTATccattctttactatctattgcatcttagccgctctgtcactgctcatccatatattttgtacttatatattctcatcccattcctttactagattgtgtgtattaggttttgttgtggaattgttagatattacctgttagatactgctgcaatgtcagatctagaagcataagcatttcgctacactcacaataacatctgctagtcatatgtatgtgaccaataaaattgtattttattttattttatttgaagcaaatttctgcagcattagtaaagatatgatcaataaatgttaattatttaattcctgtgctgttggtAACTACCCTGGTTGGTTGACTGATAAgtcactggttacagtttgaagctttttcttgagtgggcagcttgatgaaagccagtcaatatttaaatcacctagaaaatatacctctctgttgatatcacatacattataaagcatttcacacatgttatccagatactgactattagcacttggtggtctatagcagcttcccaccagaatggtcttcaggtgaggcagatgaagcatattacttcaacaatatttaacatgagattctctctaatctttacaggaatgtggttctgaatataaacagcagcATCTCCAACATTGgaatttctatattttctgtaaatggtataaccttgtattgctaccactgtatcatcaaaggtattttctaagtgagtttcagatatagtcagaatatgaatttCATCTGCTATTAGCAAATTATTgacttcatgaaccttgtttcttaagctacattaTGTTAccgtgggctattttgagcacttttcttctgCAATGCTtacttgtttttattgctttactggaaAGCTTAGCAGCAGCAACTGTGggccctgtctatataaggtcccacagttgacagtgcatgtcagagcaaaaaccaagccatgaggtcgaaggaatttgcagcagagctctgagacaggattatgtcgaggcacagatctggggaagggtaccaaaaaatgtctgcagcattgaaggtccccaagaacacagtggcctccatcattattaagagcccaatggtcactctgacagagctctagagttcctctgtggagatgggagaaacttccagaaggacaaccatctctgcagtactccaccaatcaggcctttatggtagagtgaccagacggaagccactcccagtaaaaggcacatgacaatattctctggtctgatgaattatatatatttttttcatttaaccttttggggttaaattagatatttatttttttttaaacatttttttttgttgctttgtcataatgtggtattgtgtgtagattgatgagggaaaaacaacaatttaatacattttagaataaggctgtaagatagcaaaatatggaaaaagtcaaggggtctaaatactttccgaaggcactgtatagtgtatgtcAGTGTGGTACAGTTTAGAGAACTCCCAACTATTTTGCTGTTCTTTACATTTAATAGAAAAATAAACTAGTTTTTGAAGAGTTCATATTCCCCCTTTTCATGCATGACGTCTCAAAATTCGGCCCATTATAATAATCTGCATATTCATATCTATATGATTACTTACTACTCCAATGTGCTGCAGATATGACTAAAACATTTGTTATTGTACGTTAAATAGAAGTAATTCAAAGTATCTCAAGGTAAGTAAGGAAAAAATCTAAATCACCCTTTCCCCAGTGATCCTTTTGCAGCCTTAAGTTCCTCTCTGGCCAATGTTTGTGTTTAGAGCTTTTGCCCTGCAGATGTCCCTACTTACCTGTTTTTACTGGCTTTGCCGTGCATCTGTAACTCTTCATCAACGATTAATGTTCATATTATATTTTAACCATTATTAGACTCTCCAAATCTTTGAATATCAAAATTAcatttttctcacacacacactcacacacacatacaccactggTGCAGCACACACCCCTGCTGCCCGAGCAAGGCGGGGTCCCACAAGCCTTTGGATTGGGGTGCCCCCGGAGCGCGGACCCCCAGATAACAAACATATGAACATCTCATAAAcctcatggaaaaatgtgtagaatacaaGGAAATTAGCTCCAAAACAGTAACATTTTCTcttagcctcatggcaaaatatgtaaaaTAGCAAGAGATTAGTTATAAAACTGCACATCTTTCTTTCTGCCTCATGGCAAAAAGAAAAAGGTTTGTTTCATACTTTATTTGGATAATTCCAAGTAGATGGTTTGTGAATGTTCAATTTCATTTTAGTCAATGCTCAAGGGCACCTCAGCAGATTTGTTTCCtcgtcggctcagggattcgaaccagcaatctTTCAGTTCCTGGACCAACCACTAAGCTATCTGCCACCCACAATAACTTtcaacaacatttcaactaactatccactaaccttaacctttatcctaaccctaaactt
It includes:
- the LOC111969378 gene encoding uncharacterized protein isoform X3, with product MENQSTLHVLKNRKGHWKVITNVTVTVNGEFNNHTNRNDTAPLYTPGDPYIPLYVVGALLFSCLFVTAIVIVMMKNTKISQAESHTLRIKREQDGEETLNSDCXPYAEGRGEDEGLFSLLKLTEVRDPVTAQNGAEEHAAVAVDPYSVVMYKAFDPQATQTSSTCPLRIGMKV
- the LOC111969378 gene encoding uncharacterized protein isoform X2, which translates into the protein MIMDMLSIFMVMTLVGKCQGNTYLNYQEKEEAISLQCKERIWQLEDNIVDCTFNCSLCDNDKKCDRDLMCNITAFELEKNPCKNSIKQCLNMKLEKHVTGFFACFHTIPSNDQYLFPFKPSKYQVESFIVAFVEPEMVICYPGVETKTSVTKHHGESVNLACNFTVAKDYSSFPFSVYWIKTISGNSSTCXYSYSYDSHXELYDHHCLIDEALLKRRSNTSSIPLTNPIFHNLKISNATYSDSGQYVCALQVLKNRKGHWKVITNVTVTVNGEFNNHTNRNDTAPLYTPGDPYIPLYVVGALLFSCLFVTAIVIVMMKNTKISQESHTLRIKREQDGEETLNSDCXPYAEGRGEDEGLFSLLKLTEVRDPVTAQNGAEEHAAVAVDPYSVVMYKAFDPQATQTSSTCPLRIGMKV
- the LOC111969378 gene encoding uncharacterized protein isoform X1; translation: MIMDMLSIFMVMTLVGKCQGNTYLNYQEKEEAISLQCKERIWQLEDNIVDCTFNCSLCDNDKKCDRDLMCNITAFELEKNPCKNSIKQCLNMKLEKHVTGFFACFHTIPSNDQYLFPFKPSKYQVESFIVAFVEPEMVICYPGVETKTSVTKHHGESVNLACNFTVAKDYSSFPFSVYWIKTISGNSSTCXYSYSYDSHXELYDHHCLIDEALLKRRSNTSSIPLTNPIFHNLKISNATYSDSGQYVCALQVLKNRKGHWKVITNVTVTVNGEFNNHTNRNDTAPLYTPGDPYIPLYVVGALLFSCLFVTAIVIVMMKNTKISQAESHTLRIKREQDGEETLNSDCXPYAEGRGEDEGLFSLLKLTEVRDPVTAQNGAEEHAAVAVDPYSVVMYKAFDPQATQTSSTCPLRIGMKV